A region of Pempheris klunzingeri isolate RE-2024b chromosome 15, fPemKlu1.hap1, whole genome shotgun sequence DNA encodes the following proteins:
- the LOC139213854 gene encoding ATP-dependent 6-phosphofructokinase, platelet type-like isoform X3, translating into MAGVAAPKRQDTRKFFENLSGAGKSIAVLTSGGDAQGMNGAVRAVVRMGIYVGAKVYFIHEGYQGMVDGGDNIKEATWESVSSMLQVGGTVIGSARCKEFRTHEGRLKAAHNLVQHGITNLCVIGGDGSLTGANLFREEWSGLLDELLQQGLIDEEAARKNSALHIVGMVGSIDNDFCGTDMTIGTDSALHRIIEVVDAIMTTAQSHQRTFVLEVMGRHCGYLALVSALACGADWVFIPEMPPEDGWEDNMCQKLSENRADKKRLNIIIVAEGAIDIHNKAITPDYIKDLVVRCLGFDTRVTILGHVQRGGTPSAFDRILASRMGVEAVLALLEASANTPACVVSLVGNQAVRLPLMECVQMTQEVQKAMDEKKFEEAVRLRGRSFENNLSTYRLLSYRKADSELPNSTFNVAVLNVGAPAAGMNAAVRSAVRVGITEGHKMFAVSDGFEGFHKGQIKEIKWGDVGGWTGQGGSLLGTKRTLPGKHLEKIAEQMRIHNINALLVIGGFEAYLGLRELSSARDKYNEFCVPMVMVPSTVSNNVPGSDLSIGSDTALNAITDTCDRIKQSASGTKRRVFIIETMGGYCGYLATVGGLAAGADTVYIYEEPFDIRDLQANVEHLTQKMKTSIQRGLVLRNENCNENFTTDFIYQLYTEEGRGVFDCRKNILGHMQQGGAPSPFDRNFGTKIAAKAMQWITRTLKESYKGGRVFANSEETACLLGMRRRALVFQPVAQLREETDFVHRIPKEQWWLKLRPLMKILAKYKTSYDVSDSGQLEHVTRIRPKETNTSATI; encoded by the exons ATGGCTGGCGTGGCGGCACCCAAGCGGCAGGACACCCGGAAATTTTTCGAGAATCTGTCCGGAGCTGGAAAATCCATCGCGGTGCTCACCAGCGGAGGAGATGCCCAAG GTATGAATGGGGCGGTGCGGGCCGTCGTCCGGATGGGTATTTACGTTGGAGCGAAGGTCTACTTCATCCACGAG GGGTACCAGGGGATGGTGGACGGTGGAGACAACATCAAAGAGGCGACGTGGGAAAGCGTCTCCAGCATGTTGCAAGTG GGTGGCACAGTCATCGGCAGCGCCCGCTGTAAAGAGTTTCGTACCCACGAGGGCCGCCTGAAAGCCGCACACAACCTAGTGCAGCACGGAATCACCAACCTGTGTGTGATCGGTGGAGACGGCAGCCTGACCGGAGCTAACCTGTTCAGGGAGGAGTGGAGCGGCCTGCTGGATGAGCTCCTCCAGCAAG GTCTGATTGATGAGGAAGCGGCCCGCAAGAACTCCGCGCTCCATATTGTTGGCATGGTTGGCTCCATCGACAACGACTTCTGCGGCACCGACATGACCATCGGCACCGACTCGGCTCTGCACAGGATCATCGAGGTGGTCGACGCCATCATGACCACCGCTCAGAG CCACCAGAGGACGTTTGTGCTGGAGGTCATGGGCAGGCACTGTGG ataccTGGCCCTGGTCAGTGCGCTGGCATGCGGAGCAGACTGGGTTTTTATCCCAGAAATGCCTCCTGAAGATGGCTGGGAGGACAACATGTGTCAGAAACTGTctgag AACCGTGCTGATAAGAAAAGACTGAACATTATTATTGTAGCCGAGGGTGCCATAGATATCCACAACAAGGCAATAACTCCTGATTATATCAAGGAT CTGGTAGTACGCTGCCTGGGTTTCGACACCAGGGTCACCATCTTGGGCCACGTGCAGAGAGGTGGGACGCCCTCGGCCTTTGACAGGATCCTG GCCAGTCGTATGGGCGTGGAGGCAGTGCTGGCGTTATTGGAGGCCTCTGCCAACACCCCGGCCTGTGTGGTGTCTCTTGTTGGCAACCAGGCCGTTCGACTACCACTTATGGAGTGTGTTCAGAtg ACCCAAGAAGTGCAGAAGGCCATGGATGAGAAGAAATTTGAAGAGGCAGTGAGACTGCGTGGCAG GAGCTTTGAAAACAATCTGAGCACCTACAGGCTCCTCTCCTACCGGAAAGCAGATTCTGAACTTCCAAAT AGCACCTTTAACGTTGCAGTGTTAAACGTCGGCGCCCCGGCAGCAGGCATGAACGCCGCCGTGCGTTCCGCTGTCCGAGTGGGAATCACTGAAGGccacaaaatgtttgctgtcaGCGACGGCTTCGAGGGATTCCACAAGGGACAG ATCAAGGAGATTAAATGGGGAGACGTCGGAGGTTGGACTGGCCAGGGGGGGTCCCTGCTGGGGACAAAACG AACTCTCCCAGGCAAACATCTGGAGAAGATTGCTGAGCAGATGAGGATCCATAACATCAACGCTCTGCTCGTCATCGGAGGATTTGAG GCCTACCTGGGATTGCGGGAGCTTTCTTCTGCGCGGGACAAATATAACGAGTTCTGTGTGCCCATGGTTATGGTCCCCTCCACCGTCTCCAACAATGTACCCGGTTCAGACCTCAGCATTGGCTCAGACACCGCTCTGAACGCCATTACTGAT ACGTGTGATCGCATCAAGCAGTCGGCCAGCGGCACCAAGCGGCGAGTCTTCATCATCGAGACCATGGGGGGCTACTGTGGCTACCTGGCCACGGTGGGCGGTCTGGCTGCAGGCGCAGACACCGTCTACATCTACGAGGAGCCCTTTGACATTCGGGACCTGCAG GCCAACGTGGAGCATCTGACGCAGAAGATGAAGACGAGCATCCAGAGAGGCCTTGTGCTCAG aAATGAGAACTGCAATGAGAACTTCACCACTGACTTCATCTACCAGCTGTACACTGAGGAGGGACGAGGAGTGTTTGACTGTAGGAAGAACATCCTCGGTCATATGCAGCag GGAGGGGCTCCTTCACCATTTGACAGAAACTTTGGCACCAAAATTGCTGCTAAAGCCATGCAGTGGATCACACGGACGCTCAAGGAGTCTTACAAAGGAG GGAGAGTGTTTGCTAACTCGGAGGAAACTGCCTGCCTGTTGGGGATGCGTCGCCGAGCTCTGGTCTTCCAGCCTGTGGCACAGCTCCGGGAAGAGACCGACTTTGT CCACAGGATCCCCAAGGAGCAGTGGTGGCTGAAGCTCCGTCCACTGATGAAAATCCTGGCCAAGTACAAGACGAGCTACGACGTGTCCGACTCTGGCCAGCTGGAGCACGTGACCCGGATCCGACCCAAAGAGACCAACACCTCAGCGACCATCTGA
- the LOC139213854 gene encoding ATP-dependent 6-phosphofructokinase, platelet type-like isoform X4: MAGVAAPKRQDTRKFFENLSGAGKSIAVLTSGGDAQGMNGAVRAVVRMGIYVGAKVYFIHEGYQGMVDGGDNIKEATWESVSSMLQVGGTVIGSARCKEFRTHEGRLKAAHNLVQHGITNLCVIGGDGSLTGANLFREEWSGLLDELLQQGLIDEEAARKNSALHIVGMVGSIDNDFCGTDMTIGTDSALHRIIEVVDAIMTTAQSHQRTFVLEVMGRHCGYLALVSALACGADWVFIPEMPPEDGWEDNMCQKLSENRADKKRLNIIIVAEGAIDIHNKAITPDYIKDLVVRCLGFDTRVTILGHVQRGGTPSAFDRILASRMGVEAVLALLEASANTPACVVSLVGNQAVRLPLMECVQMTQEVQKAMDEKKFEEAVRLRGRSFENNLSTYRLLSYRKADSELPNSTFNVAVLNVGAPAAGMNAAVRSAVRVGITEGHKMFAVSDGFEGFHKGQIKEIKWGDVGGWTGQGGSLLGTKRTLPGKHLEKIAEQMRIHNINALLVIGGFEAFESLLQLYEARADYEEFCIPMCMLPATISNNVPGTDLSLGADTSLNAIVETCDRIKQSASGTKRRVFIIETMGGYCGYLATVGGLAAGADTVYIYEEPFDIRDLQANVEHLTQKMKTSIQRGLVLRNENCNENFTTDFIYQLYTEEGRGVFDCRKNILGHMQQGGAPSPFDRNFGTKIAAKAMQWITRTLKESYKGGRVFANSEETACLLGMRRRALVFQPVAQLREETDFVHRIPKEQWWLKLRPLMKILAKYKTSYDVSDSGQLEHVTRIRPKETNTSATI; this comes from the exons ATGGCTGGCGTGGCGGCACCCAAGCGGCAGGACACCCGGAAATTTTTCGAGAATCTGTCCGGAGCTGGAAAATCCATCGCGGTGCTCACCAGCGGAGGAGATGCCCAAG GTATGAATGGGGCGGTGCGGGCCGTCGTCCGGATGGGTATTTACGTTGGAGCGAAGGTCTACTTCATCCACGAG GGGTACCAGGGGATGGTGGACGGTGGAGACAACATCAAAGAGGCGACGTGGGAAAGCGTCTCCAGCATGTTGCAAGTG GGTGGCACAGTCATCGGCAGCGCCCGCTGTAAAGAGTTTCGTACCCACGAGGGCCGCCTGAAAGCCGCACACAACCTAGTGCAGCACGGAATCACCAACCTGTGTGTGATCGGTGGAGACGGCAGCCTGACCGGAGCTAACCTGTTCAGGGAGGAGTGGAGCGGCCTGCTGGATGAGCTCCTCCAGCAAG GTCTGATTGATGAGGAAGCGGCCCGCAAGAACTCCGCGCTCCATATTGTTGGCATGGTTGGCTCCATCGACAACGACTTCTGCGGCACCGACATGACCATCGGCACCGACTCGGCTCTGCACAGGATCATCGAGGTGGTCGACGCCATCATGACCACCGCTCAGAG CCACCAGAGGACGTTTGTGCTGGAGGTCATGGGCAGGCACTGTGG ataccTGGCCCTGGTCAGTGCGCTGGCATGCGGAGCAGACTGGGTTTTTATCCCAGAAATGCCTCCTGAAGATGGCTGGGAGGACAACATGTGTCAGAAACTGTctgag AACCGTGCTGATAAGAAAAGACTGAACATTATTATTGTAGCCGAGGGTGCCATAGATATCCACAACAAGGCAATAACTCCTGATTATATCAAGGAT CTGGTAGTACGCTGCCTGGGTTTCGACACCAGGGTCACCATCTTGGGCCACGTGCAGAGAGGTGGGACGCCCTCGGCCTTTGACAGGATCCTG GCCAGTCGTATGGGCGTGGAGGCAGTGCTGGCGTTATTGGAGGCCTCTGCCAACACCCCGGCCTGTGTGGTGTCTCTTGTTGGCAACCAGGCCGTTCGACTACCACTTATGGAGTGTGTTCAGAtg ACCCAAGAAGTGCAGAAGGCCATGGATGAGAAGAAATTTGAAGAGGCAGTGAGACTGCGTGGCAG GAGCTTTGAAAACAATCTGAGCACCTACAGGCTCCTCTCCTACCGGAAAGCAGATTCTGAACTTCCAAAT AGCACCTTTAACGTTGCAGTGTTAAACGTCGGCGCCCCGGCAGCAGGCATGAACGCCGCCGTGCGTTCCGCTGTCCGAGTGGGAATCACTGAAGGccacaaaatgtttgctgtcaGCGACGGCTTCGAGGGATTCCACAAGGGACAG ATCAAGGAGATTAAATGGGGAGACGTCGGAGGTTGGACTGGCCAGGGGGGGTCCCTGCTGGGGACAAAACG AACTCTCCCAGGCAAACATCTGGAGAAGATTGCTGAGCAGATGAGGATCCATAACATCAACGCTCTGCTCGTCATCGGAGGATTTGAG GCCTTTGAgtccctgctgcagctgtacGAGGCCCGGGCCGACTACGAGGAGTTTTGCATCCCGATGTGCATGCTGCCTGCCACCATTAGTAACAATGTGCCCGGCACTGACCTCAGCCTCGGCGCTGACACGTCCCTCAACGCCATCGTGGAG ACGTGTGATCGCATCAAGCAGTCGGCCAGCGGCACCAAGCGGCGAGTCTTCATCATCGAGACCATGGGGGGCTACTGTGGCTACCTGGCCACGGTGGGCGGTCTGGCTGCAGGCGCAGACACCGTCTACATCTACGAGGAGCCCTTTGACATTCGGGACCTGCAG GCCAACGTGGAGCATCTGACGCAGAAGATGAAGACGAGCATCCAGAGAGGCCTTGTGCTCAG aAATGAGAACTGCAATGAGAACTTCACCACTGACTTCATCTACCAGCTGTACACTGAGGAGGGACGAGGAGTGTTTGACTGTAGGAAGAACATCCTCGGTCATATGCAGCag GGAGGGGCTCCTTCACCATTTGACAGAAACTTTGGCACCAAAATTGCTGCTAAAGCCATGCAGTGGATCACACGGACGCTCAAGGAGTCTTACAAAGGAG GGAGAGTGTTTGCTAACTCGGAGGAAACTGCCTGCCTGTTGGGGATGCGTCGCCGAGCTCTGGTCTTCCAGCCTGTGGCACAGCTCCGGGAAGAGACCGACTTTGT CCACAGGATCCCCAAGGAGCAGTGGTGGCTGAAGCTCCGTCCACTGATGAAAATCCTGGCCAAGTACAAGACGAGCTACGACGTGTCCGACTCTGGCCAGCTGGAGCACGTGACCCGGATCCGACCCAAAGAGACCAACACCTCAGCGACCATCTGA
- the LOC139213854 gene encoding ATP-dependent 6-phosphofructokinase, platelet type-like isoform X2, producing the protein MAGVAAPKRQDTRKFFENLSGAGKSIAVLTSGGDAQGMNGAVRAVVRMGIYVGAKVYFIHEGYQGMVDGGDNIKEATWESVSSMLQVGGTVIGSARCKEFRTHEGRLKAAHNLVQHGITNLCVIGGDGSLTGANLFREEWSGLLDELLQQGLIDEEAARKNSALHIVGMVGSIDNDFCGTDMTIGTDSALHRIIEVVDAIMTTAQSHQRTFVLEVMGRHCGYLALVSALACGADWVFIPEMPPEDGWEDNMCQKLSESRSRGSRLNIIIVAEGAIDRQGQPITSDFVKDLVVRCLGFDTRVTILGHVQRGGTPSAFDRILASRMGVEAVLALLEASANTPACVVSLVGNQAVRLPLMECVQMTQEVQKAMDEKKFEEAVRLRGRSFENNLSTYRLLSYRKADSELPNSTFNVAVLNVGAPAAGMNAAVRSAVRVGITEGHKMFAVSDGFEGFHKGQIKEIKWGDVGGWTGQGGSLLGTKRTLPGKHLEKIAEQMRIHNINALLVIGGFEAYLGLRELSSARDKYNEFCVPMVMVPSTVSNNVPGSDLSIGSDTALNAITDTCDRIKQSASGTKRRVFIIETMGGYCGYLATVGGLAAGADTVYIYEEPFDIRDLQANVEHLTQKMKTSIQRGLVLRNENCNENFTTDFIYQLYTEEGRGVFDCRKNILGHMQQGGAPSPFDRNFGTKIAAKAMQWITRTLKESYKGGRVFANSEETACLLGMRRRALVFQPVAQLREETDFVHRIPKEQWWLKLRPLMKILAKYKTSYDVSDSGQLEHVTRIRPKETNTSATI; encoded by the exons ATGGCTGGCGTGGCGGCACCCAAGCGGCAGGACACCCGGAAATTTTTCGAGAATCTGTCCGGAGCTGGAAAATCCATCGCGGTGCTCACCAGCGGAGGAGATGCCCAAG GTATGAATGGGGCGGTGCGGGCCGTCGTCCGGATGGGTATTTACGTTGGAGCGAAGGTCTACTTCATCCACGAG GGGTACCAGGGGATGGTGGACGGTGGAGACAACATCAAAGAGGCGACGTGGGAAAGCGTCTCCAGCATGTTGCAAGTG GGTGGCACAGTCATCGGCAGCGCCCGCTGTAAAGAGTTTCGTACCCACGAGGGCCGCCTGAAAGCCGCACACAACCTAGTGCAGCACGGAATCACCAACCTGTGTGTGATCGGTGGAGACGGCAGCCTGACCGGAGCTAACCTGTTCAGGGAGGAGTGGAGCGGCCTGCTGGATGAGCTCCTCCAGCAAG GTCTGATTGATGAGGAAGCGGCCCGCAAGAACTCCGCGCTCCATATTGTTGGCATGGTTGGCTCCATCGACAACGACTTCTGCGGCACCGACATGACCATCGGCACCGACTCGGCTCTGCACAGGATCATCGAGGTGGTCGACGCCATCATGACCACCGCTCAGAG CCACCAGAGGACGTTTGTGCTGGAGGTCATGGGCAGGCACTGTGG ataccTGGCCCTGGTCAGTGCGCTGGCATGCGGAGCAGACTGGGTTTTTATCCCAGAAATGCCTCCTGAAGATGGCTGGGAGGACAACATGTGTCAGAAACTGTctgag AGCCGATCTCGAGGTTCCAGGTTGAACATTATCATAGTTGCCGAAGGAGCCATTGACAGACAAGGACAACCCATTACCTCTGATTTTGTGAAGGAT CTGGTAGTACGCTGCCTGGGTTTCGACACCAGGGTCACCATCTTGGGCCACGTGCAGAGAGGTGGGACGCCCTCGGCCTTTGACAGGATCCTG GCCAGTCGTATGGGCGTGGAGGCAGTGCTGGCGTTATTGGAGGCCTCTGCCAACACCCCGGCCTGTGTGGTGTCTCTTGTTGGCAACCAGGCCGTTCGACTACCACTTATGGAGTGTGTTCAGAtg ACCCAAGAAGTGCAGAAGGCCATGGATGAGAAGAAATTTGAAGAGGCAGTGAGACTGCGTGGCAG GAGCTTTGAAAACAATCTGAGCACCTACAGGCTCCTCTCCTACCGGAAAGCAGATTCTGAACTTCCAAAT AGCACCTTTAACGTTGCAGTGTTAAACGTCGGCGCCCCGGCAGCAGGCATGAACGCCGCCGTGCGTTCCGCTGTCCGAGTGGGAATCACTGAAGGccacaaaatgtttgctgtcaGCGACGGCTTCGAGGGATTCCACAAGGGACAG ATCAAGGAGATTAAATGGGGAGACGTCGGAGGTTGGACTGGCCAGGGGGGGTCCCTGCTGGGGACAAAACG AACTCTCCCAGGCAAACATCTGGAGAAGATTGCTGAGCAGATGAGGATCCATAACATCAACGCTCTGCTCGTCATCGGAGGATTTGAG GCCTACCTGGGATTGCGGGAGCTTTCTTCTGCGCGGGACAAATATAACGAGTTCTGTGTGCCCATGGTTATGGTCCCCTCCACCGTCTCCAACAATGTACCCGGTTCAGACCTCAGCATTGGCTCAGACACCGCTCTGAACGCCATTACTGAT ACGTGTGATCGCATCAAGCAGTCGGCCAGCGGCACCAAGCGGCGAGTCTTCATCATCGAGACCATGGGGGGCTACTGTGGCTACCTGGCCACGGTGGGCGGTCTGGCTGCAGGCGCAGACACCGTCTACATCTACGAGGAGCCCTTTGACATTCGGGACCTGCAG GCCAACGTGGAGCATCTGACGCAGAAGATGAAGACGAGCATCCAGAGAGGCCTTGTGCTCAG aAATGAGAACTGCAATGAGAACTTCACCACTGACTTCATCTACCAGCTGTACACTGAGGAGGGACGAGGAGTGTTTGACTGTAGGAAGAACATCCTCGGTCATATGCAGCag GGAGGGGCTCCTTCACCATTTGACAGAAACTTTGGCACCAAAATTGCTGCTAAAGCCATGCAGTGGATCACACGGACGCTCAAGGAGTCTTACAAAGGAG GGAGAGTGTTTGCTAACTCGGAGGAAACTGCCTGCCTGTTGGGGATGCGTCGCCGAGCTCTGGTCTTCCAGCCTGTGGCACAGCTCCGGGAAGAGACCGACTTTGT CCACAGGATCCCCAAGGAGCAGTGGTGGCTGAAGCTCCGTCCACTGATGAAAATCCTGGCCAAGTACAAGACGAGCTACGACGTGTCCGACTCTGGCCAGCTGGAGCACGTGACCCGGATCCGACCCAAAGAGACCAACACCTCAGCGACCATCTGA
- the LOC139213854 gene encoding ATP-dependent 6-phosphofructokinase, platelet type-like isoform X1, with translation MAGVAAPKRQDTRKFFENLSGAGKSIAVLTSGGDAQGMNGAVRAVVRMGIYVGAKVYFIHEGYQGMVDGGDNIKEATWESVSSMLQVGGTVIGSARCKEFRTHEGRLKAAHNLVQHGITNLCVIGGDGSLTGANLFREEWSGLLDELLQQGLIDEEAARKNSALHIVGMVGSIDNDFCGTDMTIGTDSALHRIIEVVDAIMTTAQSHQRTFVLEVMGRHCGYLALVSALACGADWVFIPEMPPEDGWEDNMCQKLSESRSRGSRLNIIIVAEGAIDRQGQPITSDFVKDLVVRCLGFDTRVTILGHVQRGGTPSAFDRILASRMGVEAVLALLEASANTPACVVSLVGNQAVRLPLMECVQMTQEVQKAMDEKKFEEAVRLRGRSFENNLSTYRLLSYRKADSELPNSTFNVAVLNVGAPAAGMNAAVRSAVRVGITEGHKMFAVSDGFEGFHKGQIKEIKWGDVGGWTGQGGSLLGTKRTLPGKHLEKIAEQMRIHNINALLVIGGFEAFESLLQLYEARADYEEFCIPMCMLPATISNNVPGTDLSLGADTSLNAIVETCDRIKQSASGTKRRVFIIETMGGYCGYLATVGGLAAGADTVYIYEEPFDIRDLQANVEHLTQKMKTSIQRGLVLRNENCNENFTTDFIYQLYTEEGRGVFDCRKNILGHMQQGGAPSPFDRNFGTKIAAKAMQWITRTLKESYKGGRVFANSEETACLLGMRRRALVFQPVAQLREETDFVHRIPKEQWWLKLRPLMKILAKYKTSYDVSDSGQLEHVTRIRPKETNTSATI, from the exons ATGGCTGGCGTGGCGGCACCCAAGCGGCAGGACACCCGGAAATTTTTCGAGAATCTGTCCGGAGCTGGAAAATCCATCGCGGTGCTCACCAGCGGAGGAGATGCCCAAG GTATGAATGGGGCGGTGCGGGCCGTCGTCCGGATGGGTATTTACGTTGGAGCGAAGGTCTACTTCATCCACGAG GGGTACCAGGGGATGGTGGACGGTGGAGACAACATCAAAGAGGCGACGTGGGAAAGCGTCTCCAGCATGTTGCAAGTG GGTGGCACAGTCATCGGCAGCGCCCGCTGTAAAGAGTTTCGTACCCACGAGGGCCGCCTGAAAGCCGCACACAACCTAGTGCAGCACGGAATCACCAACCTGTGTGTGATCGGTGGAGACGGCAGCCTGACCGGAGCTAACCTGTTCAGGGAGGAGTGGAGCGGCCTGCTGGATGAGCTCCTCCAGCAAG GTCTGATTGATGAGGAAGCGGCCCGCAAGAACTCCGCGCTCCATATTGTTGGCATGGTTGGCTCCATCGACAACGACTTCTGCGGCACCGACATGACCATCGGCACCGACTCGGCTCTGCACAGGATCATCGAGGTGGTCGACGCCATCATGACCACCGCTCAGAG CCACCAGAGGACGTTTGTGCTGGAGGTCATGGGCAGGCACTGTGG ataccTGGCCCTGGTCAGTGCGCTGGCATGCGGAGCAGACTGGGTTTTTATCCCAGAAATGCCTCCTGAAGATGGCTGGGAGGACAACATGTGTCAGAAACTGTctgag AGCCGATCTCGAGGTTCCAGGTTGAACATTATCATAGTTGCCGAAGGAGCCATTGACAGACAAGGACAACCCATTACCTCTGATTTTGTGAAGGAT CTGGTAGTACGCTGCCTGGGTTTCGACACCAGGGTCACCATCTTGGGCCACGTGCAGAGAGGTGGGACGCCCTCGGCCTTTGACAGGATCCTG GCCAGTCGTATGGGCGTGGAGGCAGTGCTGGCGTTATTGGAGGCCTCTGCCAACACCCCGGCCTGTGTGGTGTCTCTTGTTGGCAACCAGGCCGTTCGACTACCACTTATGGAGTGTGTTCAGAtg ACCCAAGAAGTGCAGAAGGCCATGGATGAGAAGAAATTTGAAGAGGCAGTGAGACTGCGTGGCAG GAGCTTTGAAAACAATCTGAGCACCTACAGGCTCCTCTCCTACCGGAAAGCAGATTCTGAACTTCCAAAT AGCACCTTTAACGTTGCAGTGTTAAACGTCGGCGCCCCGGCAGCAGGCATGAACGCCGCCGTGCGTTCCGCTGTCCGAGTGGGAATCACTGAAGGccacaaaatgtttgctgtcaGCGACGGCTTCGAGGGATTCCACAAGGGACAG ATCAAGGAGATTAAATGGGGAGACGTCGGAGGTTGGACTGGCCAGGGGGGGTCCCTGCTGGGGACAAAACG AACTCTCCCAGGCAAACATCTGGAGAAGATTGCTGAGCAGATGAGGATCCATAACATCAACGCTCTGCTCGTCATCGGAGGATTTGAG GCCTTTGAgtccctgctgcagctgtacGAGGCCCGGGCCGACTACGAGGAGTTTTGCATCCCGATGTGCATGCTGCCTGCCACCATTAGTAACAATGTGCCCGGCACTGACCTCAGCCTCGGCGCTGACACGTCCCTCAACGCCATCGTGGAG ACGTGTGATCGCATCAAGCAGTCGGCCAGCGGCACCAAGCGGCGAGTCTTCATCATCGAGACCATGGGGGGCTACTGTGGCTACCTGGCCACGGTGGGCGGTCTGGCTGCAGGCGCAGACACCGTCTACATCTACGAGGAGCCCTTTGACATTCGGGACCTGCAG GCCAACGTGGAGCATCTGACGCAGAAGATGAAGACGAGCATCCAGAGAGGCCTTGTGCTCAG aAATGAGAACTGCAATGAGAACTTCACCACTGACTTCATCTACCAGCTGTACACTGAGGAGGGACGAGGAGTGTTTGACTGTAGGAAGAACATCCTCGGTCATATGCAGCag GGAGGGGCTCCTTCACCATTTGACAGAAACTTTGGCACCAAAATTGCTGCTAAAGCCATGCAGTGGATCACACGGACGCTCAAGGAGTCTTACAAAGGAG GGAGAGTGTTTGCTAACTCGGAGGAAACTGCCTGCCTGTTGGGGATGCGTCGCCGAGCTCTGGTCTTCCAGCCTGTGGCACAGCTCCGGGAAGAGACCGACTTTGT CCACAGGATCCCCAAGGAGCAGTGGTGGCTGAAGCTCCGTCCACTGATGAAAATCCTGGCCAAGTACAAGACGAGCTACGACGTGTCCGACTCTGGCCAGCTGGAGCACGTGACCCGGATCCGACCCAAAGAGACCAACACCTCAGCGACCATCTGA